The Cloeon dipterum chromosome 3, ieCloDipt1.1, whole genome shotgun sequence genome includes a region encoding these proteins:
- the by gene encoding tensin-1 isoform X3 produces MTSVAKERGKASRYRDTAREIHRQLKRAASLIPLLDLCPLATPCPPEQDDQHVDNNNTESESQKHNGSVAENGAISKISALRSKQLSMVSTPRRSDSIPGGDEEWMQRPVASSRDSASMQLNYITERMLALWLPAEDANEARAGLNRAAGLLANKHAHHYMIFNLSARCVLNGGSDESEAMSVREVGWARGLAPPLERLCALCKELDAWLCAEPTLRLAVLSAQGRDGRERLGVAVSAFMHYSLICGADDQALDRYAMARFLEDRVGNLLQPSNKRYLNYFSGLLSGTIKINAQPLYLTHVTLIGTPSYEPADVLPSTPENYNGGGCRLFLKVYQGLVPVHTSPVYRVAGSTRRLTVAFERSLQLRGDVMLRCYHRYPPHQAPTHSGEGRELIFSCQFHTCAIADYNLTFTRQELDHACLDLRFPLDGAVELTFSPSPSPRQPSPAPTPSVPVDPSPDPVTRWDSLDTLLSPAQVTPGPFECITPPHHRVGSCSPGAVSQPLGIDCSGGAYTPGPVDGSLYATVSKKSPSQPGGVHSPLTVSMDSGISSAGNGGQTATAGASSATATASEHQKMLDQLLSDMLLTVENIPDLPASPNTTPTVIDGIDDSLRALQEFQSQSPSSASAAGGAVGSWRRPGASCPPPPPPPPRPALPAELDNQLPYHARHDSRPFTYGTLPSSSDTMSSSASTSTTLRSVVFNEPQPRATLASPSLVRKTVVVSTPNHNNSNTNTWSPNGTSKWSDTNHHYSNGNAYVSPSSSSTTTRRGKLYIEDDDSRDVLDGYPDSTLSSTTSGGLTWLQRQQQKLRERKEQQLRAERYPHETKLLTELRTVQNRISRPNGCSPRRPSTEDGYASDTTLLLSGIEDDPLVADSPSPQYTSPFAVNSTHSFNRGISAPSSPILPNRSSSRERTLRYQGSQSHHQELATIMSGVKPLSRQKSDTSFDRERPFVAVKRAHEQQQINNRRLDSQPSYSPPQLYSVVRTKVNGYARSPTLHNGDELDASSRPQTPAFPVHPRTPYSNNAAEAAGLPPKSPTAQRRLRMRKWPSNTSLSSRERSMSPEGMNTSRRSSIQSSGGETVTQEVSPVHVKFVRDTSKFWYKPNISREDAIGLLKEQAPGTFVVRDSNSFPGAFGLALKVATAPPSTPGGGRDNELVRHFLIEPTSRGVKLKGCANEPVFSSLSALVYQHSITAIALPCRLLLPEKDIAQNEARGTLSMTQQLLAQGAACNVLYLITVDTESLTGPQAIRRAVAQLFSSRPLPKATIVHFKVSSQGITLTDNRRTLFFRRHYPVNAISFCGQDPDDHRWSQKSEDTGMPISSNRCFGFVARKQGSLTADNQCHLFAELEPEQPATAIVNFVSKVMMVGSHSPSLSGKNV; encoded by the exons caTAATGGATCAGTGGCGGAAAATGGAGCTATCTCTAAAATCAGCGCCTTGAGAAGCAAACAACTATCG atggTGAGCACACCGCGCCGGTCGGATTCGATTCCGGGCGGCGATGAAGAGTGGATGCAAAGACCGGTGGCCAGCAGCCGGGATTCGGCCAGCATGCAGCTCAACTACATTACGGAGCGCATGCTGGCGCTATGGCTACCGGCCGAGGACGCCAACGAGGCCCGTGCAGGCCTCAACAGGGCCGCCGGCCTCCTCGCCAACAAACATGCCCACCACTACATG ATATTCAACCTGTCGGCACGTTGCGTGCTGAACGGCGGCAGCGACGAGAGCGAGGCAATGAGCGTGCGCGAGGTGGGTTGGGCGCGCGGTCTGGCGCCGCCGCTCGAGCGTCTGTGCGCGCTGTGCAAGGAGCTGGACGCGTGGCTGTGCGCCGAGCCGACGCTGCGCTTGGCCGTGCTGTCGGCGCAGGGCCGCGACGGCCGCGAGCGCCTCGGGGTCGCCGTCTCCGCCTTCATGCACTACTCGCTCATCTGCGGCGCCGACGACCAGGCCCTCGACCGCTACGCCATGGCCAGGTTCCTCGAGGACAGGGTCGGGAACTTACTGCAGCCCTCCAACAAGag GTACCTGAACTATTTTTCTGGTCTGCTCTCGGGCACGATCAAGATCAACGCGCAGCCTCTGTACCTGACGCATGTGACCCTGATTGGGACGCCTTCATACGAGCCCGCGGATGTGCTTCCCTCCACGCCAGAAAACTACAACGGTGGAGGCTGCAGACTCTTCCTGAAG GTGTATCAGGGTCTGGTGCCCGTGCACACGTCGCCGGTCTACAGGGTGGCAGGGTCCACGAGGCGCCTCACCGTCGCGTTCGAACGGAGTCTGCAGCTCAGGGGAGACGTGATGCTCAGGTGCTACCACAGATATCCGCCCCACCAGGCGCCAACTCACTCAGG gGAAGGCAGAGAGCTCATCTTCAGCTGCCAGTTCCACACTTGCGCCATTGCAGACTACAACCTGACCTTCACAAGACAAGAGCTCGACCATGCGTGCCTAG ACCTTCGATTCCCGCTGGACGGGGCGGTGGAGTTAACTTTTTCTCCGAGCCCAAGTCCACGCCAACCTAGTCCTGCGCCGACGCCGTCCGTACCTGTCGACCCCTCCCCAGACCCTGTCACCAGGTGGGACAGCCTGGATACGCTGCTTAGCCCGGCACAAGTCACCCCTGGCCCTTTTGAGTGCATTACGCCGCCCCACCACAGAG TGGGGAGCTGTTCACCAGGGGCCGTGAGCCAGCCGCTGGGCATCGACTGTTCCGGGGGCGCGTACACCCCTGGGCCCGTGGACGGCTCGCTGTACGCGACCGTGTCAAAGAAGTCGCCGTCGCAACCGGGCGGCGTCCACAGTCCGCTCACAGTCTCCATGGACTCTGGAATCTCGTCGGCCGGCAACGGCGGCCAGACGGCCACGGCCGGCGCCTCCAGCGCCACTGCCACGGCCAGCGAGCACCAGAAGATGCTGGACCAGCTGCTGTCCGACATGCTGCTCACCGTGGAAAACATACCCGATTTGCCCGCGTCGCCCAACACAACGCCAACCGTCATCGACGGCATCGACGACAGCCTGCGAGCCCTGCAG GAGTTCCAGAGTCAATCGCCCTCTTCCGCGAGTGCCGCCGGCGGAGCGGTGGGGTCTTGGCGGCGTCCGGGGGCGTCGTGCCcccctccgccgccgccaccaccgcggCCGGCGCTGCCCGCCGAGCTGGATAACCAGTTGCCGTACCACGCGCGACACGACAGCCGGCCCTTCACGTACGGCACGCTGCCCTCGTCGTCGGACACCATGTCCTCCTCGGCCAGCACCAGCACCACCCTCCGCTCGGTCGTGTTCAACGAGCCGCAGCCCCGCGCCACCCTCGCCAGCCCCAGCCTCGTGCGCAAGACCGTCGTCGTCAGCACCCCCAAtcacaacaacagcaacaccAACACGTGGAGCCCGAACGGCACCAGCAAATGGAGCGACACCAACCACCACTACTCGAAtgg aaacGCGTATGTATCTCCctcgagcagcagcaccacGACCAGGAGAGGGAAGCTGTACATCGAGGATGACGATTCCAGGGATGTGCTTGACGG GTACCCTGACAGCACCCTGAGTAGCACGACGAGCGGCGGGCTGACGTGGTTGCAGCGGCAACAGCAGAAGCTGCGGGAGCGCAAGGAGCAACAGCTTCGTGCCGAAAGGTATCCACACGAAACCAAGTTGCTGACCGAGCTCAGGACGGTGCAAAACAGAATCAGCAG ACCTAACGGCTGTAGCCCCCGCCGGCCAAGCACTGAGGATGGCTATGCTAGCGACACCACCCTCTTGTTGTCCGGAATCGAGGACGACCCTCTCGTTGCGGACAGTCCCTCTCCGCAATACACCTCTCCGTTCGCAGTCAATTCCACCCATAG CTTCAATCGCGGCATTTCGGCACCGTCGTCGCCGATCTTGCCGAACCGCAGCTCGAGCCGCGAGCGGACGCTGCGCTACCAAGGCAGCCAGAGCCACCACCAGGAGCTGGCCACCATCATGTCGGGCGTGAAGCCGCTGAGCAGGCAAAAGTCGGACACGTCGTTCGACCGCGAGCGGCCCTTCGTCGCCGTCAAACGCGCCcacgagcagcagcaaatcAACAACCGCAGGCTGGATTCCCAACCC AGTTACTCGCCGCCGCAGCTGTACTCAGTCGTGCGCACTAAGGTCAACGGCTACGCGAGGTCGCCCACGCTGCACAACGGG GATGAGTTGGACGCGAGCAGTCGGCCGCAGACGCCCGCCTTCCCCGTGCACCCTCGCACCCCCTACTCCAACAATGCTGCTGAGGCCGCCGGCCTGCCTCCGAAGAGCCCCACCGCCCAACG acGGCTTCGGATGCGAAAGTGGCCATCCAATACCTCCCTCTCTAG CCGTGAGCGGTCCATGTCTCCTGAAGGGATGAACACATCGCGGCGCTCGTCCATCCAGTCGTCTGGCGGCGAAACCGTCACGCAGGAGGTGAGCCCTGTGCACGTCAAGTTCGTCAGGGACACGTCCAAGTTCTGGTACAAGCCCAACATCTCCAGGGAGGATG CAATCGGCCTTCTGAAGGAGCAGGCGCCGGGCACCTTCGTAGTGCGCGACTCCAACTCATTCCCTGGCGCGTTCGGTCTGGCCCTGAAGGTGGCGACGGCGCCACCCTCGACGCCTGGTGGTGGCAGAGACAACGAACTGGTCAGGCACTTCTTGATCGAGCCCACCTCCCGCGGAGTCAAACTGAAGGGCTGCGCCAACGAACCCGTGTTCA GCTCTCTCTCGGCCCTGGTGTATCAGCACTCGATCACGGCCATCGCCCTGCCCTGCCGCCTTCTGCTCCCTGAGAAGGACATCGCCCAGAATGAGGCCAGGGGCACCCTGAGCATGACCCAACAGCTGCTTGCCCAGGGCGCAG CATGCAACGTTCTCTACCTGATCACCGTGGACACCGAGTCCCTGACAGGGCCCCAGGCCATCCGCAGGGCCGTGGCGCAGCTCTTCAGCTCACGTCCGCTGCCCAAAGCCACCATCGTGCACTTCAAGGTGTCCAGTCAAGGCATCACCCTGACCGACAACAGACGCACATTGTTCTTCCGAAGACACTACCCTGTCAACGCCATTTCCTTCTGCGGACAGGACCCTGACGACCACCGATGGAGCCAGAAGAGTGAAGACACTGGAATGCCCATCAGTTCAAA TCGGTGCTTTGGCTTTGTGGCGCGGAAGCAAGGCAGCTTGACGGCGGACAACCAGTGCCACCTGTTCGCCGAGCTGGAGCCCGAGCAGCCCGCCACGGCCATCGTCAACTTTGTGTCCAAGGTGATGATGGTGGGCAGCCACAGTCCAAGCCTCAGCGGCAAGAACGTCTGA
- the by gene encoding tensin-1 isoform X10 — protein MPWTCFGRRKKGARRPSVSPPLHLLLKPGQVQQHAFKKKVLRRAQPCHLCHQPVSRQASCCRVCKYVCHEECESRHNGSVAENGAISKISALRSKQLSMVSTPRRSDSIPGGDEEWMQRPVASSRDSASMQLNYITERMLALWLPAEDANEARAGLNRAAGLLANKHAHHYMIFNLSARCVLNGGSDESEAMSVREVGWARGLAPPLERLCALCKELDAWLCAEPTLRLAVLSAQGRDGRERLGVAVSAFMHYSLICGADDQALDRYAMARFLEDRVGNLLQPSNKRYLNYFSGLLSGTIKINAQPLYLTHVTLIGTPSYEPADVLPSTPENYNGGGCRLFLKVYQGLVPVHTSPVYRVAGSTRRLTVAFERSLQLRGDVMLRCYHRYPPHQAPTHSGEGRELIFSCQFHTCAIADYNLTFTRQELDHACLDLRFPLDGAVELTFSPSPSPRQPSPAPTPSVPVDPSPDPVTRWDSLDTLLSPAQVTPGPFECITPPHHRVGSCSPGAVSQPLGIDCSGGAYTPGPVDGSLYATVSKKSPSQPGGVHSPLTVSMDSGISSAGNGGQTATAGASSATATASEHQKMLDQLLSDMLLTVENIPDLPASPNTTPTVIDGIDDSLRALQEFQSQSPSSASAAGGAVGSWRRPGASCPPPPPPPPRPALPAELDNQLPYHARHDSRPFTYGTLPSSSDTMSSSASTSTTLRSVVFNEPQPRATLASPSLVRKTVVVSTPNHNNSNTNTWSPNGTSKWSDTNHHYSNGNAYVSPSSSSTTTRRGKLYIEDDDSRDVLDGYPDSTLSSTTSGGLTWLQRQQQKLRERKEQQLRAERYPHETKLLTELRTVQNRISSFNRGISAPSSPILPNRSSSRERTLRYQGSQSHHQELATIMSGVKPLSRQKSDTSFDRERPFVAVKRAHEQQQINNRRLDSQPSYSPPQLYSVVRTKVNGYARSPTLHNGDELDASSRPQTPAFPVHPRTPYSNNAAEAAGLPPKSPTAQRRLRMRKWPSNTSLSSRERSMSPEGMNTSRRSSIQSSGGETVTQEVSPVHVKFVRDTSKFWYKPNISREDAIGLLKEQAPGTFVVRDSNSFPGAFGLALKVATAPPSTPGGGRDNELVRHFLIEPTSRGVKLKGCANEPVFSSLSALVYQHSITAIALPCRLLLPEKDIAQNEARGTLSMTQQLLAQGAACNVLYLITVDTESLTGPQAIRRAVAQLFSSRPLPKATIVHFKVSSQGITLTDNRRTLFFRRHYPVNAISFCGQDPDDHRWSQKSEDTGMPISSNRCFGFVARKQGSLTADNQCHLFAELEPEQPATAIVNFVSKVMMVGSHSPSLSGKNV, from the exons caTAATGGATCAGTGGCGGAAAATGGAGCTATCTCTAAAATCAGCGCCTTGAGAAGCAAACAACTATCG atggTGAGCACACCGCGCCGGTCGGATTCGATTCCGGGCGGCGATGAAGAGTGGATGCAAAGACCGGTGGCCAGCAGCCGGGATTCGGCCAGCATGCAGCTCAACTACATTACGGAGCGCATGCTGGCGCTATGGCTACCGGCCGAGGACGCCAACGAGGCCCGTGCAGGCCTCAACAGGGCCGCCGGCCTCCTCGCCAACAAACATGCCCACCACTACATG ATATTCAACCTGTCGGCACGTTGCGTGCTGAACGGCGGCAGCGACGAGAGCGAGGCAATGAGCGTGCGCGAGGTGGGTTGGGCGCGCGGTCTGGCGCCGCCGCTCGAGCGTCTGTGCGCGCTGTGCAAGGAGCTGGACGCGTGGCTGTGCGCCGAGCCGACGCTGCGCTTGGCCGTGCTGTCGGCGCAGGGCCGCGACGGCCGCGAGCGCCTCGGGGTCGCCGTCTCCGCCTTCATGCACTACTCGCTCATCTGCGGCGCCGACGACCAGGCCCTCGACCGCTACGCCATGGCCAGGTTCCTCGAGGACAGGGTCGGGAACTTACTGCAGCCCTCCAACAAGag GTACCTGAACTATTTTTCTGGTCTGCTCTCGGGCACGATCAAGATCAACGCGCAGCCTCTGTACCTGACGCATGTGACCCTGATTGGGACGCCTTCATACGAGCCCGCGGATGTGCTTCCCTCCACGCCAGAAAACTACAACGGTGGAGGCTGCAGACTCTTCCTGAAG GTGTATCAGGGTCTGGTGCCCGTGCACACGTCGCCGGTCTACAGGGTGGCAGGGTCCACGAGGCGCCTCACCGTCGCGTTCGAACGGAGTCTGCAGCTCAGGGGAGACGTGATGCTCAGGTGCTACCACAGATATCCGCCCCACCAGGCGCCAACTCACTCAGG gGAAGGCAGAGAGCTCATCTTCAGCTGCCAGTTCCACACTTGCGCCATTGCAGACTACAACCTGACCTTCACAAGACAAGAGCTCGACCATGCGTGCCTAG ACCTTCGATTCCCGCTGGACGGGGCGGTGGAGTTAACTTTTTCTCCGAGCCCAAGTCCACGCCAACCTAGTCCTGCGCCGACGCCGTCCGTACCTGTCGACCCCTCCCCAGACCCTGTCACCAGGTGGGACAGCCTGGATACGCTGCTTAGCCCGGCACAAGTCACCCCTGGCCCTTTTGAGTGCATTACGCCGCCCCACCACAGAG TGGGGAGCTGTTCACCAGGGGCCGTGAGCCAGCCGCTGGGCATCGACTGTTCCGGGGGCGCGTACACCCCTGGGCCCGTGGACGGCTCGCTGTACGCGACCGTGTCAAAGAAGTCGCCGTCGCAACCGGGCGGCGTCCACAGTCCGCTCACAGTCTCCATGGACTCTGGAATCTCGTCGGCCGGCAACGGCGGCCAGACGGCCACGGCCGGCGCCTCCAGCGCCACTGCCACGGCCAGCGAGCACCAGAAGATGCTGGACCAGCTGCTGTCCGACATGCTGCTCACCGTGGAAAACATACCCGATTTGCCCGCGTCGCCCAACACAACGCCAACCGTCATCGACGGCATCGACGACAGCCTGCGAGCCCTGCAG GAGTTCCAGAGTCAATCGCCCTCTTCCGCGAGTGCCGCCGGCGGAGCGGTGGGGTCTTGGCGGCGTCCGGGGGCGTCGTGCCcccctccgccgccgccaccaccgcggCCGGCGCTGCCCGCCGAGCTGGATAACCAGTTGCCGTACCACGCGCGACACGACAGCCGGCCCTTCACGTACGGCACGCTGCCCTCGTCGTCGGACACCATGTCCTCCTCGGCCAGCACCAGCACCACCCTCCGCTCGGTCGTGTTCAACGAGCCGCAGCCCCGCGCCACCCTCGCCAGCCCCAGCCTCGTGCGCAAGACCGTCGTCGTCAGCACCCCCAAtcacaacaacagcaacaccAACACGTGGAGCCCGAACGGCACCAGCAAATGGAGCGACACCAACCACCACTACTCGAAtgg aaacGCGTATGTATCTCCctcgagcagcagcaccacGACCAGGAGAGGGAAGCTGTACATCGAGGATGACGATTCCAGGGATGTGCTTGACGG GTACCCTGACAGCACCCTGAGTAGCACGACGAGCGGCGGGCTGACGTGGTTGCAGCGGCAACAGCAGAAGCTGCGGGAGCGCAAGGAGCAACAGCTTCGTGCCGAAAGGTATCCACACGAAACCAAGTTGCTGACCGAGCTCAGGACGGTGCAAAACAGAATCAGCAG CTTCAATCGCGGCATTTCGGCACCGTCGTCGCCGATCTTGCCGAACCGCAGCTCGAGCCGCGAGCGGACGCTGCGCTACCAAGGCAGCCAGAGCCACCACCAGGAGCTGGCCACCATCATGTCGGGCGTGAAGCCGCTGAGCAGGCAAAAGTCGGACACGTCGTTCGACCGCGAGCGGCCCTTCGTCGCCGTCAAACGCGCCcacgagcagcagcaaatcAACAACCGCAGGCTGGATTCCCAACCC AGTTACTCGCCGCCGCAGCTGTACTCAGTCGTGCGCACTAAGGTCAACGGCTACGCGAGGTCGCCCACGCTGCACAACGGG GATGAGTTGGACGCGAGCAGTCGGCCGCAGACGCCCGCCTTCCCCGTGCACCCTCGCACCCCCTACTCCAACAATGCTGCTGAGGCCGCCGGCCTGCCTCCGAAGAGCCCCACCGCCCAACG acGGCTTCGGATGCGAAAGTGGCCATCCAATACCTCCCTCTCTAG CCGTGAGCGGTCCATGTCTCCTGAAGGGATGAACACATCGCGGCGCTCGTCCATCCAGTCGTCTGGCGGCGAAACCGTCACGCAGGAGGTGAGCCCTGTGCACGTCAAGTTCGTCAGGGACACGTCCAAGTTCTGGTACAAGCCCAACATCTCCAGGGAGGATG CAATCGGCCTTCTGAAGGAGCAGGCGCCGGGCACCTTCGTAGTGCGCGACTCCAACTCATTCCCTGGCGCGTTCGGTCTGGCCCTGAAGGTGGCGACGGCGCCACCCTCGACGCCTGGTGGTGGCAGAGACAACGAACTGGTCAGGCACTTCTTGATCGAGCCCACCTCCCGCGGAGTCAAACTGAAGGGCTGCGCCAACGAACCCGTGTTCA GCTCTCTCTCGGCCCTGGTGTATCAGCACTCGATCACGGCCATCGCCCTGCCCTGCCGCCTTCTGCTCCCTGAGAAGGACATCGCCCAGAATGAGGCCAGGGGCACCCTGAGCATGACCCAACAGCTGCTTGCCCAGGGCGCAG CATGCAACGTTCTCTACCTGATCACCGTGGACACCGAGTCCCTGACAGGGCCCCAGGCCATCCGCAGGGCCGTGGCGCAGCTCTTCAGCTCACGTCCGCTGCCCAAAGCCACCATCGTGCACTTCAAGGTGTCCAGTCAAGGCATCACCCTGACCGACAACAGACGCACATTGTTCTTCCGAAGACACTACCCTGTCAACGCCATTTCCTTCTGCGGACAGGACCCTGACGACCACCGATGGAGCCAGAAGAGTGAAGACACTGGAATGCCCATCAGTTCAAA TCGGTGCTTTGGCTTTGTGGCGCGGAAGCAAGGCAGCTTGACGGCGGACAACCAGTGCCACCTGTTCGCCGAGCTGGAGCCCGAGCAGCCCGCCACGGCCATCGTCAACTTTGTGTCCAAGGTGATGATGGTGGGCAGCCACAGTCCAAGCCTCAGCGGCAAGAACGTCTGA